In bacterium, the following proteins share a genomic window:
- a CDS encoding DNA methyltransferase, whose amino-acid sequence MAKKMPEPMSTTLWDFPSQHYGDAMQGDKDYAGATPSYIIWNLLSRYTREKDLVVDPMAGSGTTLDVARELGRRALGYDLKPERKDVFCADARKLPLEDAKADFVFIDPPYSDHIEYSDDARCIGKLSAFEEKYFKEMDKVIAESDRILRPGRCMALFVSDTFQKKRGFVPIGFRLFLMLCERFRPLDIVCVTRRNRKLKRRHWHTEALKGNYFLRGFSYLFIMKKDR is encoded by the coding sequence ATGGCCAAGAAGATGCCGGAGCCTATGAGCACGACCCTGTGGGACTTTCCGTCGCAGCACTACGGCGACGCGATGCAGGGCGACAAGGATTACGCCGGCGCCACGCCATCATATATCATATGGAACCTGCTCTCGCGTTACACGCGCGAGAAGGACCTGGTCGTCGACCCCATGGCGGGCTCGGGCACCACGCTCGACGTCGCGCGCGAGCTGGGCAGGCGCGCCCTGGGCTATGACCTGAAGCCGGAGAGGAAGGACGTGTTTTGCGCGGACGCGCGAAAGCTGCCGCTAGAGGATGCGAAGGCCGACTTCGTGTTCATAGACCCGCCGTACTCGGACCATATCGAGTACTCGGATGACGCGCGCTGCATCGGCAAACTCTCCGCGTTCGAGGAAAAATATTTCAAGGAGATGGACAAGGTGATCGCGGAGAGCGACCGGATACTCAGGCCCGGCAGATGCATGGCGCTCTTCGTCTCCGATACGTTTCAGAAGAAAAGGGGGTTCGTGCCGATCGGATTCAGGCTATTCCTCATGCTCTGCGAGCGCTTCCGCCCGCTCGACATAGTCTGCGTCACCCGCCGCAATCGCAAGCTCAAACGCCGTCACTGGCACACGGAGGCCCTGAAGGGAAACTACTTCCTGCGCGGTTTCAGCTATCTCTTTATAATGAAGAAAGACCGATGA